In one Parageobacillus genomosp. 1 genomic region, the following are encoded:
- the nusA gene encoding transcription termination factor NusA has protein sequence MNTQLLDALADIIREKGISKEVVMEAIEAAIISAYKRNFGQAQNVRVDLNMETGTIRVFARKDVVEEVNDPRLEISLEEAQRINPNYQVGDVVELEVTPKDFGRIAAQTAKQVVTQRVREAERNVIYAEFLDREEDIMTGIVQRVDPRFVYVSLGKTEALLPASEQMPNETYKPHDRIKVYITKVEKTTKGPQIFVSRTHPGLLKRLFELEVPEIYDGTVEIKSIAREAGDRSKISVHSDNPEVDPVGACVGPKGQRVQAIVEELHGEKIDIVRWSADPVEFVANALSPAKVLRVIVNEAQKATTVIVPDYQLSLAIGKRGQNARLAAKLTNWKIDIKSESEAREMGIDPYAQSTLLDSEAMPVDNENDSNQSFDLQEEIE, from the coding sequence ATGAATACGCAATTACTCGATGCCTTAGCGGATATTATCCGTGAAAAAGGCATTAGCAAAGAAGTCGTCATGGAAGCGATTGAAGCGGCGATTATTTCCGCCTACAAGCGCAATTTCGGACAGGCGCAAAACGTGCGGGTCGATTTAAATATGGAGACCGGTACGATCCGTGTCTTCGCCCGTAAAGATGTAGTCGAAGAAGTCAATGATCCGCGTCTGGAAATTTCTTTAGAGGAGGCGCAGCGGATCAACCCGAATTATCAAGTCGGCGATGTGGTGGAGTTAGAAGTGACGCCGAAAGATTTTGGGCGCATTGCAGCGCAGACGGCGAAACAAGTCGTCACCCAGCGCGTGCGTGAAGCAGAACGAAACGTTATTTACGCCGAATTTCTCGACCGCGAAGAAGATATTATGACCGGGATTGTCCAGCGCGTCGATCCACGTTTTGTTTACGTCAGTCTCGGGAAAACGGAAGCATTGCTGCCGGCGAGCGAACAAATGCCGAATGAAACATACAAGCCGCACGATCGCATCAAAGTGTATATTACAAAAGTAGAGAAAACGACAAAAGGGCCGCAAATTTTTGTATCGCGCACGCATCCGGGATTGCTGAAACGTCTTTTTGAACTGGAGGTCCCAGAAATTTACGACGGAACGGTGGAAATTAAATCGATTGCCCGCGAAGCGGGGGACCGCTCGAAAATTTCTGTTCATTCCGACAACCCGGAAGTAGATCCGGTCGGGGCATGTGTCGGCCCGAAAGGACAACGAGTGCAAGCAATTGTCGAAGAGCTGCATGGAGAAAAAATCGATATCGTCCGCTGGTCGGCTGATCCAGTCGAATTTGTCGCCAACGCATTGAGCCCAGCGAAAGTGCTGCGCGTTATCGTCAACGAAGCGCAAAAAGCGACGACGGTGATCGTACCGGATTATCAGCTGTCATTAGCGATTGGCAAACGCGGGCAAAACGCCCGACTGGCGGCGAAGCTGACGAACTGGAAAATCGATATTAAAAGCGAATCAGAAGCGCGCGAGATGGGAATTGATCCATATGCCCAATCCACATTGCTTGATTCGGAAGCGATGCCGGTTGATAATGAAAATGACAGCAACCAATCATTCGATTTACAAGAGGAAATCGAGTGA
- a CDS encoding proline--tRNA ligase, with product MRQSQSFIPTLREVPADAEVKSHQLLLRAGFIRQSASGVYTFLPLGQRVLQKVEAIIREEMNRAGAIELLMPALQPAELWQQSGRWYSYGPELMRLKDRHERDFALGPTHEEMITVLVRDEVKTYKRLPLTLYQIQVKFRDEKRPRFGLLRGREFIMKDAYSFHTSQESLDETYNKMYEAYSNIFRRCGLNFRAVIADSGAIGGKDTHEFMVLSEIGEDTIAYSDASDYAANIEMAPVITTYEKSDEPLRDLEKVHTPGQKTIEEVTSYLQVTPEKCIKSLLFKVDDRYVLVLVRGDHEANDVKVKNLFDASVVELATPEETKQVMNCEIGSLGPIGVGDAVTVVADHAVKAIVNGVCGANEEGYHYVGVNPERDFTVAQYADLRFIQEGDPSPDGKGTIRFARGIEVGHVFKLGTKYSEAMNAVYLDENGRSQTMIMGCYGIGVSRLMAAIAEQFADENGLVWPAAVAPFDVHLISVNAKNDEQRQLADEWYEKLGQAGFEVLYDDRPERAGVKFADSDLIGIPIRVTVGKRASEGIVEVKVRQTGEAMEVSVNELIDTIRRLLK from the coding sequence ATGAGACAAAGTCAGTCGTTTATTCCAACTTTGCGAGAAGTGCCAGCAGACGCAGAAGTAAAAAGCCATCAGCTTCTTTTGCGCGCTGGATTTATCCGGCAAAGCGCCAGCGGCGTATATACGTTTTTGCCGCTTGGGCAGCGCGTGCTGCAAAAAGTAGAAGCGATTATCCGCGAAGAAATGAACCGCGCCGGAGCAATCGAATTGCTCATGCCGGCATTGCAGCCAGCGGAATTATGGCAGCAGTCCGGGCGCTGGTATTCGTATGGTCCGGAGCTGATGCGCCTGAAGGACCGCCATGAACGCGATTTTGCGCTTGGACCGACACATGAAGAAATGATTACGGTGCTCGTGCGCGATGAAGTGAAAACATATAAGCGTCTTCCGCTGACGCTTTATCAAATTCAAGTAAAATTCCGCGATGAAAAACGCCCGCGCTTTGGGCTGTTGCGCGGCCGCGAATTTATTATGAAAGATGCCTATTCGTTCCATACATCGCAAGAAAGTTTAGATGAAACGTACAATAAAATGTATGAAGCGTATTCCAATATTTTTCGGCGCTGCGGATTGAATTTCCGCGCCGTCATTGCCGACTCGGGAGCGATCGGCGGAAAAGATACGCATGAATTTATGGTATTATCGGAAATCGGCGAAGATACGATTGCCTATTCCGACGCTTCTGATTACGCGGCAAATATCGAAATGGCGCCTGTTATTACTACATATGAAAAAAGCGATGAGCCGCTTCGCGATTTGGAAAAAGTGCATACGCCGGGACAAAAAACAATAGAAGAAGTGACTTCCTATTTACAGGTGACGCCAGAAAAGTGCATTAAGTCATTGCTCTTTAAAGTAGACGACCGCTACGTACTCGTGCTTGTCCGCGGTGACCATGAGGCGAATGACGTCAAAGTGAAAAACTTATTTGACGCCTCGGTCGTAGAATTGGCAACACCGGAAGAAACGAAACAAGTGATGAACTGTGAAATCGGCTCGCTTGGCCCAATCGGGGTGGGAGATGCGGTTACCGTTGTTGCTGATCACGCAGTAAAAGCAATCGTCAATGGCGTATGCGGGGCAAATGAGGAAGGATATCATTATGTCGGGGTGAACCCTGAACGTGATTTCACTGTCGCGCAATATGCTGATTTGCGCTTTATTCAGGAAGGGGACCCATCTCCGGATGGAAAAGGAACGATCCGCTTTGCCCGCGGAATCGAGGTCGGCCATGTCTTTAAATTAGGGACAAAATATAGTGAAGCGATGAATGCGGTTTACTTGGACGAAAATGGGCGTTCGCAAACGATGATTATGGGCTGCTATGGTATCGGCGTTTCGCGGCTCATGGCGGCGATTGCCGAACAGTTTGCCGACGAAAATGGTCTTGTCTGGCCAGCGGCGGTAGCACCGTTTGACGTTCACCTTATTTCGGTCAATGCCAAAAATGACGAGCAGCGCCAGCTTGCCGACGAATGGTACGAAAAGCTCGGACAAGCCGGCTTTGAAGTATTATATGATGACCGTCCGGAGCGCGCCGGCGTCAAATTTGCCGATAGCGATTTAATTGGTATTCCGATTCGCGTAACGGTTGGAAAACGGGCGAGTGAAGGAATCGTTGAAGTAAAAGTGCGGCAAACGGGCGAAGCGATGGAAGTATCGGTGAATGAACTCATTGATACGATCCGCCGCCTACTTAAATAA
- the infB gene encoding translation initiation factor IF-2 gives MSKMRVYEYAKKNNVPSKDVIHKLKEMNIEVTNHMSTLEPEVVEKLDHTYNKKNEQPQASASKEKRPVPLKTKSYVDDFDDEEEVVKAKVPKKKAANKKKEGKKHDLQLQQAEKKIFHQQQKKNKGKVKAKVHQPQPVQQEQPAKKEKELPKKITFEGSLTVGELAKKLGREPSEIIKKLFMLGVMATINQDLDKDAIELICSDYGVEVEEKVVIDETNFESIEIVDDPEDLVERPPVVTIMGHVDHGKTTLLDSIRHSKVTEQEAGGITQHIGAYQVTVNGKKITFLDTPGHEAFTTMRARGAQVTDIVVLVVAADDGVMPQTVEAINHAKAANVPIIVAINKMDKPDANPDRVMQELMEYNLVPEEWGGDTIFCKLSAKTGEGIDNLLEMILLVSEMEELKANPNRRATGTVIEAKLDKGRGPVATLLIQAGTLHVGDPIVVGCTYGRVRAMVNDTGRRVKEAGPSTPVEITGLHEVPQAGDRFMVFEDEKKARQIGEARAQKQLMEQRSVKTRVSLDDLFEQIKQGEMKELNIIVKADVQGSVEALVSALQKIDVEGVRVKIIHAAVGAITESDILLATTSNAIVIGFNVRPDTNAKRAAETEKVDIRLHRIIYKVIEEIEAAMKGMLDPEYEEKVIGQAEVRQTFKVSKVGTIAGCYVTDGKITRDSKVRLIRQGIVVYEGEIDSLKRFKDDVKEVMQGYECGITIKNFNDIKEGDIIEAYIMQEVKR, from the coding sequence ATGTCTAAAATGCGTGTATATGAGTACGCGAAAAAAAATAATGTACCGAGCAAAGATGTGATTCATAAATTAAAAGAAATGAATATTGAAGTAACGAATCATATGTCAACATTAGAGCCGGAAGTGGTGGAGAAACTGGACCATACGTACAATAAAAAAAATGAACAGCCGCAAGCTTCTGCATCGAAGGAAAAACGTCCGGTTCCGCTAAAAACGAAAAGTTATGTCGATGATTTTGATGATGAAGAGGAAGTAGTCAAAGCAAAAGTTCCGAAGAAAAAAGCGGCAAACAAAAAGAAAGAAGGAAAAAAACACGATTTGCAGCTACAACAAGCAGAAAAGAAAATTTTCCATCAGCAGCAGAAGAAAAATAAAGGCAAAGTAAAAGCGAAAGTCCATCAGCCGCAGCCAGTGCAACAAGAACAGCCGGCGAAAAAAGAAAAAGAGCTTCCGAAAAAAATTACGTTTGAGGGGTCGTTAACCGTTGGCGAGCTGGCGAAAAAGCTTGGTCGCGAGCCATCGGAAATTATTAAAAAGCTGTTTATGCTCGGTGTGATGGCAACGATCAACCAAGATTTAGATAAAGATGCGATTGAACTTATTTGTTCCGACTACGGAGTGGAAGTAGAAGAGAAAGTAGTCATTGATGAAACGAATTTTGAATCGATTGAAATTGTTGACGATCCTGAAGATTTAGTGGAGCGGCCGCCGGTCGTCACGATTATGGGCCACGTCGACCACGGAAAAACGACGCTGCTTGATTCGATCCGCCATTCGAAAGTGACGGAGCAAGAAGCAGGCGGCATTACGCAGCATATCGGTGCTTATCAAGTTACGGTCAACGGCAAAAAGATTACGTTCCTTGATACGCCGGGACACGAAGCGTTTACGACGATGCGGGCAAGAGGGGCGCAAGTAACGGATATCGTCGTGCTTGTCGTCGCTGCCGATGATGGCGTGATGCCGCAAACGGTAGAAGCGATTAACCATGCGAAAGCGGCTAATGTCCCTATTATTGTGGCCATCAACAAAATGGATAAGCCGGATGCCAATCCAGACCGCGTGATGCAAGAATTAATGGAGTATAATCTCGTTCCGGAAGAATGGGGTGGCGATACGATCTTCTGTAAACTATCAGCAAAAACAGGAGAAGGTATTGACAATTTATTAGAAATGATTTTGCTTGTCAGTGAAATGGAAGAACTAAAAGCAAATCCAAATCGCCGTGCCACAGGAACGGTCATTGAGGCGAAACTCGATAAAGGCCGCGGTCCAGTGGCGACGCTGCTGATTCAAGCGGGAACGTTGCATGTCGGCGATCCGATTGTCGTCGGCTGCACATACGGTCGTGTACGTGCAATGGTCAACGATACAGGACGTCGTGTGAAAGAAGCCGGCCCTTCTACCCCTGTCGAAATCACCGGCCTCCACGAAGTGCCGCAGGCTGGAGACCGCTTCATGGTATTTGAAGATGAGAAAAAAGCGCGGCAAATCGGGGAAGCGCGTGCACAAAAACAATTGATGGAGCAACGCAGCGTAAAAACGCGCGTTAGCCTTGATGATTTGTTTGAACAAATTAAGCAAGGAGAAATGAAAGAATTAAACATCATTGTCAAAGCGGATGTGCAAGGATCAGTAGAAGCGCTTGTCAGCGCGCTGCAAAAAATCGATGTCGAAGGAGTGCGCGTCAAAATTATCCATGCTGCTGTCGGTGCGATTACCGAATCGGATATTCTTTTAGCAACGACTTCTAACGCCATTGTCATCGGCTTTAACGTCCGTCCGGACACCAATGCGAAACGCGCCGCCGAGACGGAAAAAGTCGACATTCGCCTGCATCGCATCATCTATAAAGTTATTGAAGAAATTGAAGCGGCGATGAAAGGAATGCTTGATCCAGAATACGAAGAAAAAGTCATCGGCCAAGCCGAAGTCCGGCAAACGTTTAAAGTATCGAAAGTCGGAACGATTGCCGGCTGCTATGTGACCGATGGAAAAATTACGCGCGACAGCAAAGTGCGTCTGATCCGCCAAGGCATTGTCGTTTATGAAGGAGAAATCGATTCTTTGAAGCGCTTTAAAGACGATGTCAAAGAAGTAATGCAAGGATATGAATGCGGTATAACGATTAAAAACTTCAACGATATTAAAGAAGGAGACATTATTGAAGCCTACATTATGCAGGAAGTGAAAAGATAG
- the rimP gene encoding ribosome maturation factor RimP codes for MSKKVTEIVEELVTPILADMNLELVDIEYVKEGKNWFLRVFIDSDGGVDIEQCGIVSEKLSEKLDEVDPIPHNYFLEVSSPGAERPLKNAKDFTRAIGKNVYIKTYEPIEGEKEFEGELTGFDGTTVSITVKDRARKKTVDIPYEKVASARLAVIFF; via the coding sequence ATGAGCAAAAAAGTGACAGAGATCGTCGAAGAGCTAGTCACGCCAATTCTTGCCGACATGAATTTAGAACTAGTGGATATCGAATATGTAAAAGAAGGGAAAAATTGGTTTTTGCGTGTCTTCATTGACTCCGATGGTGGTGTCGACATCGAACAATGCGGCATCGTAAGCGAAAAACTGAGCGAAAAATTAGATGAAGTCGACCCGATTCCGCATAACTATTTCCTTGAAGTTTCTTCGCCTGGAGCGGAACGGCCGTTAAAAAACGCAAAAGATTTTACGAGAGCGATTGGGAAAAATGTGTATATAAAAACATATGAGCCAATTGAAGGAGAAAAAGAGTTTGAAGGTGAACTAACTGGTTTTGACGGAACGACCGTATCGATTACGGTAAAAGACAGAGCTCGCAAAAAAACGGTCGATATTCCGTATGAAAAAGTGGCGAGCGCCAGACTTGCTGTTATCTTTTTTTAA
- the rnpM gene encoding RNase P modulator RnpM gives MASQKKIPLRKCVVTGEMKPKKEMVRIVRSKDGEVSIDPTGKKAGRGAYITLDKECILLAKKKNILAHHLKADIADTLYDELLQLAEKETKAGNGQ, from the coding sequence GTGGCGAGCCAAAAGAAAATTCCGTTGCGCAAATGCGTCGTGACCGGGGAGATGAAACCGAAAAAAGAAATGGTGCGCATCGTCCGTTCGAAAGACGGGGAAGTTTCCATCGATCCGACCGGGAAAAAGGCAGGGCGCGGTGCGTACATTACGCTAGATAAAGAGTGCATTTTATTGGCGAAAAAGAAAAATATTTTAGCCCATCATTTAAAAGCGGACATTGCCGATACGCTTTATGATGAGCTACTTCAGCTAGCAGAAAAGGAGACAAAAGCCGGAAATGGGCAATGA
- a CDS encoding YlxQ family RNA-binding protein: MGNERWASLLGLANRAGKVISGEELTVKEIRSGKAKLVLLAEDASENTAKKITDKCSSYGVPLRKVSDRYTLGHAIGKDARVVVAVMDEGFANKLRTMLDRSLWG, encoded by the coding sequence ATGGGCAATGAACGCTGGGCATCGTTATTAGGATTAGCGAATCGAGCAGGAAAAGTCATTTCAGGCGAGGAGCTAACGGTCAAGGAAATTCGCAGCGGCAAGGCGAAACTCGTCCTCTTGGCGGAAGATGCATCGGAAAATACGGCAAAAAAAATTACCGATAAATGCTCATCCTATGGCGTTCCGCTTCGGAAAGTTTCAGACCGTTATACGCTCGGGCATGCGATCGGCAAAGACGCCCGCGTCGTTGTCGCCGTTATGGACGAAGGGTTTGCAAACAAACTACGGACAATGCTCGATCGATCTTTATGGGGGTGA
- a CDS encoding PolC-type DNA polymerase III, whose translation MLTNEQKERFQVLLQQLQLTSDEFVPYFREAGILKLVVEKEQKCWHFYFQLPKILPCQVYELFTKKLVQAFHHIANVKYTIQTVDSHFTETDVHGYWQLCLKELQEGVSPLLSWLYDQNPTVKGNKLFVTVRNDAEALAVKRRFAKRIAEVYQSFGFPLLQLETEVKQPEKEMEQFLAQKQQEDAERALAALAEMTKEANAERAADTPAGPLVIGYPIREEEIRTLDSIVEEERRVVVQGYVFDVEMSELKSGRTLLTLKITDYTNSILVKMFSRDKEDAELMADVKKGMWVKVRGSVQNDTFVRDLVIIANDINEIKARERQDTAPEGEKRVELHLHTPMSQMDAVTSVTKLIEQAKKWGHPAIAVTDHAVVQSFPEAYSAAKKYDMKVLYGVEANIVDDGVPIAYNEVHRLLSEDTYVVFDVETTGLSAVYNTIIELAAVKVKDGEIIDRFTSFANPHHPLSITTIELTGITDEMLKDAPDVEDVLRRFYDWIGESTLVAHNASFDIGFLNVGFSKIGLGKVTNPVIDTLELARFLYPDLKNHRLNTLCKKFDIELTQHHRAIYDAEATGYLLMRLLKDAEERGILYHDELNERSKEETSYRLSRPFHVTLLAQNDVGLKNLFKLVSLSHVKYFYRVPRIPRSVLQQHREGILVGSGCDKGEVFDNMIQKAPEEVEEIAKFYDFLEVHPPEVYKPLIEMDYVKDENMIKEIIRKIVLLGEKLNIPVVATGNVHYLHPEDKIYRKILIHSQGGANPLNRYELPDVYFRTTDEMLECFAFLGEEKAKEIVVTNPQKVADLIGEVKPIKDKLYTPRIEGAEEEIREMSYRRAKEIYGDPLPKIVEERLEKELKSIIGHGFAVIYLISHKLVKKSLDDGYLVGSRGSVGSSFVATMTEITEVNPLPPHYVCPNCKHSEFFNDGSVGSGFDLPDKNCPQCGTKYKKDGHDIPFETFLGFKGDKVPDIDLNFSGEYQPRAHNYTKVLFGEDNVYRAGTIGTVADKTAYGFVKGYAGDLNLQLRGAEIDRLAAGCTGVKRTTGQHPGGIIVVPDYMEIYDFTPIQYPADDTSSEWRTTHFDFHSIHDNLLKLDILGHDDPTVIRMLQDLSGIDPKTIPTDDPEVMKIFSSTESLGVTPEQIMCNVGTIGIPEFGTRFVRQMLEETKPKTFSELVQISGLSHGTDVWLGNAQELIQNGTCTLSEVIGCRDDIMVYLIYRGLEPSLAFKIMESVRKGKGLTPEFEEEMRKHDVPEWYIESCKKIKYMFPKAHAAAYVLMAVRIAYFKVHHPLLYYASYFTVRAEDFDLDAMIKGSAAIRKRIEEINAKGLNATAKEKSLLTVLEVALEMCERGFSFKNIDLYRSQATEFVIDGNSLIPPFNAIPGLGTNVALNIVRAREEGEFLSKEDLQQRGKLSKTLIEYLESRGCLDSLPDHNQLSLF comes from the coding sequence ATGTTAACGAACGAGCAAAAAGAACGGTTTCAAGTATTGTTGCAGCAACTGCAATTGACGTCTGACGAATTTGTACCTTATTTCCGCGAAGCAGGTATTCTCAAACTAGTAGTGGAGAAGGAACAAAAATGCTGGCATTTTTATTTCCAGCTCCCGAAAATTTTGCCATGCCAAGTGTATGAGCTGTTTACGAAGAAATTAGTTCAGGCGTTTCATCATATCGCAAACGTAAAATATACGATTCAAACGGTAGATTCGCACTTTACGGAAACGGATGTCCACGGCTATTGGCAGCTCTGCCTAAAGGAATTGCAAGAAGGAGTTTCCCCGCTATTATCGTGGCTTTACGACCAAAATCCAACGGTAAAAGGAAATAAACTATTCGTTACCGTCCGCAATGATGCTGAAGCGCTCGCGGTAAAACGTCGCTTTGCGAAAAGAATAGCGGAAGTATATCAGTCGTTTGGTTTTCCGCTGTTGCAGCTTGAAACGGAAGTCAAGCAGCCAGAAAAAGAGATGGAGCAATTTTTAGCGCAAAAGCAGCAAGAAGATGCCGAGCGCGCTTTAGCAGCGCTCGCAGAGATGACGAAAGAGGCGAATGCTGAACGGGCGGCGGATACGCCGGCAGGTCCGCTTGTGATCGGCTATCCAATTAGAGAGGAGGAAATCCGCACGCTAGACAGCATCGTCGAAGAAGAGCGGCGCGTCGTCGTGCAAGGATATGTCTTTGACGTAGAAATGAGCGAACTAAAAAGTGGGCGGACATTATTAACGCTAAAAATTACCGATTACACAAACTCTATATTAGTGAAAATGTTTTCCCGTGATAAGGAAGATGCCGAACTGATGGCCGATGTCAAAAAAGGCATGTGGGTAAAAGTGAGGGGAAGCGTGCAAAACGATACGTTCGTCCGCGATCTTGTCATCATCGCCAATGATATAAACGAAATAAAAGCAAGAGAGCGGCAAGATACGGCGCCGGAAGGAGAAAAGCGGGTGGAGCTTCACTTGCATACGCCGATGAGCCAAATGGATGCCGTCACGTCCGTGACAAAACTGATCGAACAGGCAAAAAAATGGGGCCATCCGGCGATCGCCGTGACTGATCACGCTGTTGTCCAGTCATTTCCGGAAGCATACAGCGCCGCGAAAAAATACGATATGAAAGTGTTATACGGCGTGGAGGCAAACATTGTCGATGACGGCGTGCCGATCGCTTACAATGAGGTGCACCGCTTGCTTTCGGAGGACACGTACGTCGTTTTTGACGTGGAAACGACGGGGCTGTCGGCCGTCTATAACACGATTATCGAGCTTGCCGCTGTGAAAGTAAAAGATGGCGAAATTATCGATCGGTTTACTTCTTTCGCCAATCCGCATCATCCGCTGTCCATTACGACGATTGAGCTGACAGGCATCACCGATGAGATGCTCAAAGACGCTCCAGATGTGGAAGACGTGCTGCGCCGCTTTTATGACTGGATCGGCGAAAGCACCCTTGTCGCTCATAATGCCAGCTTCGATATCGGCTTTTTGAACGTCGGTTTTTCGAAAATCGGCCTTGGCAAAGTGACTAATCCAGTGATCGATACGCTCGAATTAGCGCGCTTTTTATATCCGGACTTGAAAAACCACCGTCTCAACACGCTTTGTAAAAAGTTTGATATTGAATTGACCCAGCACCACCGCGCCATTTACGACGCGGAAGCAACCGGATATTTGTTGATGCGGCTTTTGAAAGACGCCGAGGAGCGCGGCATTTTATACCATGACGAGTTAAACGAGCGCTCGAAAGAAGAAACATCGTATCGGCTGTCGCGGCCGTTCCATGTCACGCTTCTTGCTCAAAATGATGTCGGTTTGAAAAATTTATTTAAGCTCGTTTCATTATCGCATGTCAAATATTTCTATCGTGTTCCCCGCATTCCGCGTTCGGTGTTGCAGCAGCACCGCGAAGGCATTTTAGTCGGCTCGGGCTGCGACAAAGGCGAAGTGTTTGACAACATGATCCAAAAAGCGCCGGAAGAGGTCGAGGAAATCGCCAAATTTTACGATTTTCTTGAAGTGCATCCGCCCGAAGTGTATAAGCCTCTCATTGAAATGGATTACGTCAAAGACGAAAACATGATTAAAGAAATTATTCGCAAAATCGTCCTGCTTGGCGAAAAATTAAATATCCCGGTCGTCGCCACCGGCAATGTGCATTATTTACATCCGGAAGATAAAATTTACCGCAAAATTTTAATTCATTCCCAAGGCGGGGCCAATCCACTCAACCGTTATGAGCTGCCGGATGTCTATTTCCGCACGACCGATGAGATGCTTGAGTGTTTCGCTTTTTTAGGAGAAGAAAAGGCAAAAGAAATTGTTGTGACCAATCCGCAAAAAGTCGCTGATTTGATCGGCGAAGTGAAACCGATTAAAGATAAGCTGTATACGCCGCGCATTGAAGGGGCGGAAGAGGAAATCCGCGAAATGAGCTATCGCCGCGCCAAAGAAATTTACGGCGATCCGCTGCCGAAAATTGTCGAAGAGCGGCTGGAAAAAGAATTGAAAAGCATCATCGGGCACGGGTTTGCCGTCATTTATCTCATTTCCCATAAGCTCGTGAAAAAGTCGCTTGATGACGGCTACCTTGTCGGTTCGCGCGGGTCGGTCGGCTCCTCGTTTGTGGCGACGATGACGGAAATTACCGAAGTCAACCCGCTGCCGCCGCATTACGTCTGCCCGAACTGCAAGCACTCCGAATTTTTCAATGACGGCTCAGTCGGCTCCGGATTTGACTTGCCGGATAAAAACTGTCCGCAATGCGGGACGAAGTATAAGAAAGACGGGCATGATATTCCGTTTGAAACGTTCCTTGGCTTTAAAGGAGACAAAGTCCCAGATATCGATTTGAACTTCTCCGGCGAATACCAGCCGCGCGCCCATAACTATACGAAAGTACTGTTCGGGGAAGATAACGTATACCGCGCGGGAACGATCGGCACGGTCGCCGATAAAACGGCGTACGGTTTTGTTAAAGGGTATGCAGGCGATTTAAACTTGCAGCTGCGCGGGGCGGAAATCGACCGTCTTGCCGCGGGGTGCACCGGAGTAAAACGGACGACAGGGCAGCATCCAGGTGGCATTATCGTTGTTCCTGATTATATGGAAATTTATGACTTCACGCCGATTCAATATCCAGCCGATGATACAAGTTCCGAATGGCGCACGACGCATTTTGACTTCCATTCGATTCATGACAATCTTCTGAAGCTTGATATTCTCGGACACGATGATCCGACGGTCATCCGCATGCTCCAAGATTTAAGCGGCATCGATCCAAAAACGATTCCGACCGATGACCCTGAGGTAATGAAAATTTTCAGCAGCACCGAATCGCTCGGTGTCACGCCGGAACAAATTATGTGCAACGTTGGTACGATTGGTATTCCAGAGTTCGGAACGCGCTTTGTCCGGCAGATGCTTGAAGAAACGAAACCAAAAACCTTTTCCGAGCTTGTGCAAATTTCCGGTCTTTCTCACGGCACGGACGTCTGGCTCGGCAACGCGCAAGAATTAATCCAAAACGGCACGTGCACGCTTTCTGAGGTGATCGGCTGTCGCGACGATATTATGGTTTATTTGATTTACCGCGGGCTCGAGCCGTCGCTTGCCTTCAAAATCATGGAATCGGTGCGGAAAGGAAAAGGGCTGACGCCGGAGTTCGAGGAAGAAATGCGCAAGCACGATGTGCCGGAGTGGTATATTGAATCATGCAAAAAAATTAAGTATATGTTCCCGAAAGCGCACGCTGCCGCATACGTGTTAATGGCGGTCCGCATCGCTTATTTTAAAGTGCACCATCCGCTTTTATACTATGCGTCGTATTTTACCGTCCGCGCAGAAGATTTTGATTTGGACGCGATGATCAAAGGCTCTGCCGCCATTCGCAAGCGCATTGAAGAAATCAATGCGAAAGGGCTCAATGCGACGGCGAAGGAAAAAAGCTTGCTGACGGTGCTAGAGGTCGCTTTAGAAATGTGTGAACGCGGCTTCTCCTTTAAAAATATTGACCTTTACCGTTCGCAGGCGACCGAATTTGTCATTGACGGCAATTCGCTTATTCCGCCGTTTAACGCGATCCCAGGCCTTGGCACGAACGTAGCGCTCAACATCGTGCGTGCCCGCGAAGAAGGGGAGTTTTTATCGAAAGAAGATTTGCAGCAGCGCGGAAAACTTTCAAAAACGCTCATCGAATATTTAGAGAGCCGCGGTTGCCTCGATTCGCTACCAGATCATAATCAGCTTTCCTTATTTTGA